The Sesamum indicum cultivar Zhongzhi No. 13 linkage group LG2, S_indicum_v1.0, whole genome shotgun sequence genome contains a region encoding:
- the LOC105155478 gene encoding subtilisin-like protease SBT1.9, translating into MTILNILCLCLCFLAITVPQLMSTSTDSDTYIVHMDLTAMPKAFSSHRTWYSTTLSSVSNSNKATTTSNLVYAYTTAINGFSAVLSSSELDAIKNSAGYVSSIRDTTVKVDTTQSYRFLGLNSDNGAWPASDYGKDVIVGVVDTGVWPESRSFNDDGMTEIPARWRGECESGTQFNTSLCNKKLIGARYFNKGLLAKNPNLTISMNSARDTDGHGTHTSSTAAGSYVEGASFFGYASGTARGMAPNARVAMYKALWDEGAYLSDVLAAIDQAILDGVDVLSLSLGIDGLALYADPIAVAAFAAMEKGIFVSTSSGNEGPFLETLHNGTPWVLNVAAGTIDREFQGTLSLGNGASATGLSLYPGNSSSSEFPIVYVGACENEDSLKKVGHKIVVCLDSNDTLSEQLYYVRNANVLGGVFISNNTDLTFYIQTTFPAIFFTLEEGQKIQDYIKSDSKPKASFKFQETGLATKPAPKLASYSSRGPSQSCPFVLKPDITAPGDLILASWPSNSPVTDISSGQLYNNFNLVSGTSMSCPHAAGVAALLKGAHPDWSPAAIRSAMMTTANVLDNTKSPIKDSGSNNKPATPLAMGAGHIDPNKALDPGLIYDASSEDYINLLCALNFTAKQIQTITRSTSYDCKNPSLDLNYPSFIAYFNTNDTNSTSTTVKEFQRTVTNIGDENSIYIAKLTALDGLKVSVSPGRLEFSKKYEKKSYKLRIEGPGLMRDGLIHGSLTWIDSSGKYSVRSPIVATNLIP; encoded by the coding sequence ATGACAATTCTCAACATTTTGTGtctgtgtttgtgttttctcGCCATCACTGTTCCACAGTTGATGTCAACTTCCACAGACTCTGACACTTACATTGTCCACATGGACTTAACTGCCATGCCCAAAGCTTTCTCCAGCCACCGCACCTGGTACTCGACCACACTTTCCTCCGTTTCTAACAGCAACAAGGCCACCACTACTTCTAATCTTGTCTATGCCTACACCACTGCCATCAATGGTTTTAGTGCAGTTCTTTCATCTAGTGAACTCGACGCCATCAAGAATTCGGCGGGGTATGTCTCTTCAATTAGAGACACGACGGTTAAAGTCGACACGACTCAGTCGTACCGATTCCTCGGCCTAAATTCTGACAATGGGGCATGGCCAGCTTCTGATTACGGTAAGGACGTTATCGTTGGTGTGGTGGACACGGGAGTTTGGCCCGAGAGCAGAAGCTTCAACGATGATGGAATGACCGAAATTCCAGCACGATGGAGAGGGGAGTGTGAGAGTGGCACCCAATTCAACACCTCTTTGTGCAACAAGAAGCTCATCGGAGCACGTTATTTCAACAAAGGGCTACTTGCCAAGAATCCTAACTTGACTATTTCCATGAACTCTGCCCGTGACACAGATGGACACGGAACTCACACGTCCTCCACTGCTGCCGGGAGCTATGTTGAGGGTGCATCATTTTTTGGCTACGCCTCAGGGACTGCTAGAGGAATGGCTCCAAATGCTCGTGTCGCAATGTATAAGGCGTTGTGGGACGAAGGGGCTTATCTGTCTGATGTTCTTGCTGCTATAGATCAGGCAATCCTAGACGGCGTTGATGTCTTATCCTTATCATTAGGCATTGATGGCCTTGCTTTGTATGCTGATCCTATTGCTGTAGCAGCATTTGCAGCCATGgagaagggcatttttgtctcCACTTCGTCGGGGAACGAGGGGCCATTCCTTGAGACGTTGCACAACGGGACGCCTTGGGTTCTTAATGTTGCTGCTGGTACAATTGACAGGGAATTTCAAGGGACTTTATCTCTGGGCAATGGAGCTTCAGCCACAGGCTTGTCCCTCTACCCTGGAAACTCCTCTTCATCCGAATTCCCAATAGTTTATGTTGGCGCCTGCGAAAATGAGGACTCACTGAAGAAAGTGGGACACAAAATCGTCGTCTGCCTGGACTCGAATGACACATTGAGTGAACAACTTTATTATGTTCGCAATGCCAACGTTCTTGGTGGTGTCTTCATATCAAACAACACAGACTTAACGTTCTACATCCAAACTACATTTCCAGCCATATTTTTCACACTCGAGGAAGGCCAGAAAATTCAAGACTACATCAAAAGCGACTCCAAGCCTAAAGCCAGCTTTAAGTTCCAAGAAACAGGCCTTGCCACAAAGCCAGCCCCAAAATTGGCAAGCTACAGCTCAAGAGGACCATCACAGAGCTGTCCGTTCGTCCTAAAGCCCGACATTACGGCTCCTGGGGACCTAATTCTTGCTTCTTGGCCTTCAAACTCTCCTGTAACGGATATCAGTTCAGGACAACTTTACAACAACTTCAACCTTGTATCAGGAACATCAATGTCGTGCCCACACGCTGCTGGCGTGGCTGCCCTCCTGAAAGGGGCACACCCTGATTGGAGTCCAGCAGCCATCCGATCAGCCATGATGACCACCGCCAATGTGTTGGACAACACGAAGAGTCCCATTAAAGATAGCGGATCAAATAACAAACCAGCCACTCCTCTAGCCATGGGAGCCGGCCATATTGATCCAAACAAGGCATTAGACCCCGGACTTATCTATGATGCAAGTTCAGAAGATTACATCAATCTCCTATGTGCATTGAACTTCACTGCAAAACAGATACAGACAATCACCAGGTCAACTTCTTACGACTGCAAGAATCCATCACTCGACCTGAACTACCCCTCCTTCATCGCTTACTTCAACACAAACGACACCAATTCCACCAGCACGACAGTGAAAGAATTTCAGAGAACTGTCACTAACATCGGagatgaaaattcaatttacatCGCGAAGTTGACAGCATTGGATGGACTGAAAGTTAGTGTTTCGCCCGGCAGGTTGGAGTTCAGCAAGAAATACGAGAAGAAAAGCTACAAACTGCGAATTGAAGGTCCAGGACTTATGAGAGATGGGCTGATTCATGGTTCCTTGACCTGGATTGATTCCAGTGGAAAATACAGCGTGAGAAGTCCCATAGTTGCTACAAATTTAATTCCCTGA